One genomic window of Vibrio ziniensis includes the following:
- a CDS encoding SPOR domain-containing protein produces the protein MDIKWVTMPKLSHLLLIGLPLGFVSQPLLAAESDQFLCGGTQTSTNELPLLNSNCPIGHGLWANATPKGQDSLFWIQCGLLDQPISLNQAKVLYKHISTDVWMKPEGKDLRCLIGPYEDYATAKKELAGVRSEKRYKEAFIREVRKGEQDTPVVTKKPVTKPKSAPKKVAEVKPAVTTPKPMVKAEPKMKPESSSKSTKASASVAKDAAMVTIRREATLNGVHYVVPYVMDEKEQFYMEHDLAWNRLSYAAAEKRCQQLQMRLAMEVEWKQLLDSKLMEKENWPIYLPYWGLNNKGFFTTGKVTTLKGDSLLNVLCVK, from the coding sequence CAAGTGGGTCACAATGCCAAAACTTTCGCACCTTTTGTTGATTGGATTACCTTTGGGTTTCGTTTCTCAGCCACTATTGGCCGCAGAGTCTGACCAGTTTTTGTGTGGAGGGACTCAAACCTCGACCAATGAACTTCCTCTGCTAAACAGCAATTGCCCCATTGGTCATGGATTGTGGGCCAATGCCACACCGAAAGGACAAGACTCCTTGTTCTGGATTCAGTGTGGGTTGTTAGATCAACCAATATCGTTGAACCAAGCGAAAGTACTCTACAAGCATATTTCAACGGATGTGTGGATGAAGCCTGAAGGTAAGGATTTACGTTGTTTGATAGGTCCTTACGAGGATTATGCAACGGCTAAAAAAGAACTCGCAGGGGTCAGGAGTGAGAAGCGGTACAAGGAAGCATTTATTCGTGAAGTACGCAAAGGTGAGCAAGATACGCCAGTTGTAACGAAGAAGCCTGTGACAAAGCCAAAGAGCGCACCTAAGAAAGTGGCAGAAGTGAAGCCAGCAGTGACCACGCCGAAGCCAATGGTTAAAGCTGAACCTAAAATGAAACCAGAGTCGTCCTCTAAATCCACTAAAGCCTCTGCATCGGTAGCTAAAGATGCTGCTATGGTCACTATCCGACGTGAGGCCACACTTAATGGTGTTCACTATGTTGTGCCTTATGTGATGGACGAAAAAGAACAGTTCTATATGGAGCATGATTTAGCATGGAATCGCTTAAGTTATGCTGCAGCAGAGAAGCGTTGCCAACAGCTGCAAATGCGCTTGGCGATGGAAGTGGAATGGAAACAACTGCTTGATTCTAAACTTATGGAAAAGGAAAACTGGCCGATTTACTTGCCTTATTGGGGGCTGAACAACAAAGGCTTCTTTACCACAGGTAAGGTAACAACCTTAAAAGGGGACTCCTTACTGAACGTTCTTTGCGTAAAATAA
- a CDS encoding efflux RND transporter periplasmic adaptor subunit: MSSSGKGEKHMGQGKSLSKTWLTTIAAAIVLAGCQPDAKPAAVANGAAPAVAVDVIKVATQSVNVTSTLPGRTNAFRIAEVRPQVRGIITARKFVEGSLVEKGDVLFELDASTYQASLASMKANLAKAEATLSRTELQAKRYNELVKKHAVSQQDYEDAQATYKEALASVKAAQANVNAAQIDLDYTHIKAPISGRIGRSIVTEGALVTANQTDALATIQQLDPLYVDLSQPSNELLKLRQSAGKEKDELKGINLFLDDGTPIEQKATLQFAEVSVNENTGTVNVRATLPNPDQFLLPGLYVRAQLPTEDRANAILVPQTALSRNARGEASVLVVNAENVVESRAVVATHTVGSQWLIDSGLEAGETVIVAGLQKVRAGSTVNPQVMESSKEQ, encoded by the coding sequence ATGAGTTCTAGTGGTAAAGGAGAGAAACATATGGGCCAAGGTAAATCCTTGTCGAAAACTTGGTTGACCACAATTGCAGCAGCAATTGTGCTTGCAGGATGTCAACCAGACGCCAAGCCAGCGGCGGTAGCTAACGGTGCTGCACCAGCTGTAGCGGTAGACGTTATTAAAGTAGCGACTCAGTCTGTTAATGTAACTAGCACCTTGCCTGGTCGTACGAATGCTTTCCGAATCGCAGAAGTACGTCCTCAGGTACGCGGTATTATTACTGCACGTAAATTTGTTGAAGGTAGCTTAGTTGAAAAAGGTGATGTTCTATTTGAACTTGATGCTTCAACTTACCAAGCGTCATTGGCAAGTATGAAAGCGAACCTAGCAAAAGCAGAAGCAACATTAAGCCGTACAGAGCTTCAAGCAAAACGCTATAACGAACTGGTTAAAAAGCACGCAGTAAGTCAACAAGATTATGAAGATGCCCAAGCAACTTACAAAGAAGCATTGGCTTCAGTAAAAGCGGCACAAGCGAATGTTAACGCTGCACAAATCGACCTTGATTACACGCACATTAAAGCACCAATTTCAGGTCGTATCGGTCGTTCAATTGTCACAGAAGGTGCATTGGTTACTGCTAACCAAACGGATGCGCTTGCAACCATTCAGCAGCTAGACCCTCTTTATGTTGACCTTTCTCAACCAAGTAACGAACTTCTAAAACTGCGCCAAAGTGCAGGTAAAGAAAAAGATGAACTGAAAGGCATCAATTTATTCCTAGATGACGGTACGCCGATCGAGCAAAAAGCAACGCTACAATTTGCTGAAGTATCTGTTAATGAAAACACTGGTACGGTAAACGTTCGTGCAACTCTGCCAAACCCAGATCAATTCCTATTACCAGGTCTTTATGTTCGAGCTCAACTACCAACAGAAGACCGTGCAAACGCCATTCTTGTTCCTCAAACAGCACTAAGCCGCAACGCTCGTGGTGAAGCCTCTGTTTTAGTTGTTAATGCTGAAAACGTAGTTGAAAGCCGAGCCGTTGTTGCAACACATACCGTAGGTTCTCAATGGTTGATTGATTCTGGCTTAGAAGCTGGTGAAACCGTCATTGTGGCAGGTCTGCAAAAAGTACGTGCTGGCAGCACGGTTAACCCACAAGTCATGGAATCATCTAAGGAACAATAA
- a CDS encoding efflux RND transporter permease subunit translates to MARFFIDRPIFAWVIAIIIMLAGVLSIMTLPVSQYPDIAPPTVIISGTYPGASADTVENSVTQTIEQNMNGIDNLIYMSSQSSSSGSFSITLTFESGTDADIAQVQVQNKLALAEATLPSEVQQQGITVSKSSSSFLMVVGFVSTDGSMDNTDLSDYMISNVKDPLSRVQGVGEVQVFGAQNAMRIWLDPNKLNKYSLTPAQVKSAISAQNTQVSVGQLGAAPSVKGQRLNATITAQSRMRTVSEFQNILLRVDTDGAQIRLKDVARVELGAESYQAVALYNGKYAAGIAIKLATGANALETSQLVKARIQEMTPTFPDNIEVIYPYDTTPFVQISIEEVVHTLIEAIVLVFLVMYLFLQNFRATLIPTIAVPVVLLGTFGVMAAFGFSINTLTMFGLVLAIGLLVDDAIVVVENVERVMAEDGLAPREATRKSMGQITGALVGIAMVLSAVFIPMAFFGGAAGAIYRQFSLTIVSSMVLSVIVAMVLTPALCATLLKPMHKGEHHVRRGPLAWFNTAFDRGTHGYRNVVSKGVNQRIRYLAMYVIIVAILGTLWTRLPTSFVPEEDQGIFLSIIQLPAGSTQEQTLEVMDKVEKHFMENESDSVLSVFTVSGFSFAGQGQNMGMAFIRLKDWDERTNPAMSVNAIVGRAWGAFSQVKEANIYTFNVPAIMGLGNATGFDAYLTDNANLGHDKLIQARNQLLGMAAQNPNLTGVRPNGMEDTPQFRINIDYEKAMAMGLSVSDINSTLSTALGSSYVNDFIDNGRVKKVYLQADAQYRMTPEDLSLWHVKNSKDEMVPFKAFATTDWTYGSPRLERYNGVPAVNIQGSAAAGMSTGDAMQAISNIVAQLPQGIGLQWTGASYQEVQTGSQAPLLYALSILIVFLSLAALYESWSVPFSVIMVVPLGVFGAIAAATLKSLSNDIYFQVGLLTTIGLSAKNAILIVEFAKALYDEGQDLISATVEACRMRLRPIMMTSFAFILGVLPLALSTGAGAASRNAIGWGVVGGMFAATILAIFFVPVFFVIVMKFFRTQPHKIPEDA, encoded by the coding sequence ATGGCTCGATTTTTTATAGATCGCCCAATCTTTGCTTGGGTGATTGCAATAATCATCATGCTAGCAGGTGTGCTGTCGATCATGACACTACCGGTATCCCAATATCCGGATATCGCACCGCCGACAGTAATCATATCAGGTACCTATCCTGGTGCATCTGCTGATACGGTCGAAAACAGTGTGACACAGACGATCGAACAAAATATGAACGGGATTGATAACCTGATTTATATGTCGTCTCAAAGTAGTTCATCGGGTTCTTTCAGCATCACACTGACTTTTGAAAGTGGTACGGATGCGGATATCGCTCAAGTTCAGGTACAGAACAAACTCGCCTTAGCAGAAGCGACTCTACCAAGCGAAGTACAACAACAAGGTATTACCGTTTCAAAATCATCTAGCTCATTCTTGATGGTTGTTGGCTTCGTCTCAACAGACGGCAGCATGGACAACACTGACCTTTCTGACTACATGATTTCGAACGTAAAAGATCCACTAAGCCGTGTTCAAGGTGTGGGTGAAGTTCAAGTGTTTGGTGCACAGAACGCAATGCGTATCTGGCTGGATCCAAATAAACTGAACAAATACAGCCTAACACCAGCTCAGGTGAAGTCAGCGATCAGTGCACAGAACACGCAAGTGTCTGTGGGCCAGTTAGGTGCAGCGCCATCAGTGAAAGGGCAGCGTCTAAACGCAACCATTACTGCGCAAAGCCGTATGAGAACGGTCTCTGAGTTCCAAAACATCCTATTACGCGTTGACACCGATGGTGCGCAAATTCGTTTGAAAGATGTGGCTCGTGTTGAGTTGGGCGCTGAAAGCTACCAAGCTGTTGCACTGTACAACGGTAAATACGCTGCTGGTATTGCGATTAAGCTGGCAACAGGTGCTAACGCGCTTGAAACCTCTCAGCTAGTGAAAGCTCGCATTCAAGAGATGACCCCAACGTTCCCAGACAACATTGAGGTTATCTATCCATACGACACTACGCCGTTCGTTCAGATTTCTATCGAAGAAGTAGTTCATACGCTGATTGAAGCGATCGTTCTAGTATTCCTCGTGATGTATCTGTTCTTGCAAAACTTCCGTGCAACGTTAATCCCAACGATTGCCGTTCCGGTGGTATTGCTTGGTACTTTCGGTGTTATGGCCGCATTTGGTTTCTCGATCAACACCCTAACCATGTTCGGTTTAGTGCTGGCGATCGGTCTGCTGGTTGACGATGCTATCGTTGTAGTAGAGAACGTTGAGCGGGTAATGGCTGAAGATGGTCTTGCGCCGCGTGAAGCTACTCGTAAATCGATGGGACAGATTACCGGAGCACTAGTCGGTATCGCGATGGTACTGAGTGCGGTATTCATTCCGATGGCATTCTTCGGCGGCGCGGCGGGTGCAATTTACCGTCAATTCTCACTGACTATCGTATCGTCAATGGTACTGTCGGTTATCGTGGCAATGGTTCTGACTCCTGCACTTTGTGCAACGTTGCTAAAACCAATGCATAAAGGTGAACACCACGTTCGCCGTGGTCCACTGGCTTGGTTCAACACAGCCTTTGATCGCGGTACACACGGCTATAGAAATGTAGTGAGCAAAGGCGTGAATCAACGAATTCGCTACCTTGCTATGTACGTCATCATTGTTGCTATTCTAGGTACTCTTTGGACTCGTCTACCGACTTCTTTCGTTCCAGAAGAAGACCAAGGTATTTTCCTCTCCATCATCCAGTTGCCAGCGGGTTCAACTCAAGAGCAAACGTTGGAAGTGATGGATAAAGTTGAAAAACACTTTATGGAAAACGAATCTGACTCTGTTCTGTCAGTCTTTACTGTTTCAGGCTTCAGCTTCGCAGGTCAAGGTCAGAACATGGGTATGGCGTTCATCCGTCTTAAAGATTGGGACGAACGTACTAACCCTGCGATGTCAGTAAACGCTATTGTTGGTCGTGCTTGGGGTGCATTCTCTCAAGTGAAAGAGGCAAACATCTATACCTTTAACGTTCCAGCGATCATGGGTTTAGGTAACGCAACAGGCTTTGATGCTTATCTCACTGATAACGCAAACTTAGGGCACGACAAACTGATCCAAGCGCGTAACCAGCTATTAGGTATGGCGGCACAAAACCCGAATCTAACCGGTGTTCGTCCAAATGGTATGGAAGATACGCCTCAATTCCGCATCAACATTGACTATGAAAAAGCGATGGCGATGGGTCTGTCTGTATCTGATATCAACAGCACGCTATCAACAGCACTGGGTTCGAGCTACGTTAACGACTTTATCGATAACGGTCGTGTTAAAAAAGTATACCTGCAAGCGGATGCTCAATACCGTATGACACCAGAAGATCTTAGTCTGTGGCATGTGAAAAACAGCAAAGATGAGATGGTTCCATTTAAAGCGTTTGCAACTACCGACTGGACTTACGGTTCTCCTCGTCTAGAACGCTACAATGGTGTTCCTGCGGTGAACATTCAAGGTTCTGCGGCAGCGGGTATGAGTACCGGTGATGCAATGCAAGCCATCAGTAACATCGTTGCTCAGTTGCCTCAGGGGATTGGTCTACAGTGGACAGGAGCTTCCTACCAAGAAGTACAAACCGGCTCACAAGCACCACTGCTTTATGCGCTCTCTATCCTAATCGTATTCTTGAGCCTTGCAGCTCTATACGAAAGTTGGAGTGTGCCGTTCTCTGTCATCATGGTGGTTCCATTAGGTGTATTTGGTGCTATTGCAGCAGCTACATTGAAATCGCTATCTAACGACATCTACTTCCAAGTAGGTTTGTTAACAACCATTGGTTTGTCTGCGAAAAACGCCATCCTGATTGTTGAGTTTGCGAAAGCACTTTATGACGAAGGACAAGACTTAATTAGTGCAACCGTCGAAGCGTGTCGTATGCGTTTACGTCCAATTATGATGACATCATTTGCCTTCATCTTGGGTGTACTTCCACTGGCACTAAGTACTGGTGCAGGTGCGGCTAGCCGTAACGCAATTGGTTGGGGTGTTGTGGGTGGTATGTTTGCTGCGACGATTCTGGCAATCTTCTTCGTTCCCGTGTTCTTTGTGATTGTAATGAAGTTTTTCCGTACACAACCACATAAGATTCCTGAAGATGCATAA
- a CDS encoding dimethylarginine dimethylaminohydrolase family protein, giving the protein MGNYGCQLMAEPMTRVLMRRPGNSLLNADPQKWHYNSLFNAEKALQQYDEFASLIETSGAEIVWIDEASEELADAMFTRDASLVTKAGAIPLRMGKPLRTPEPALHKRAYEKAGIPVLGELTGDAKVEGGDIIWLDESTLIVGLGFRSNREGVEQLNQLLNPHGVTVLGFDMPYWTGEEACLHLMSVISPLTETKYLVHPPLIPAALWTLLKQRGIEMVVAPADEFEASFGLNLNVLPTSPDHCIMIDGFPKTKSVMEESGTKVTVFEGEALCMACEGGPTCLTNPIVRIAK; this is encoded by the coding sequence ATGGGGAACTACGGCTGCCAATTAATGGCTGAACCAATGACACGCGTACTGATGCGCCGCCCTGGAAATAGTCTGCTGAACGCCGACCCGCAGAAATGGCACTACAACTCACTGTTCAATGCTGAAAAAGCACTGCAACAGTATGACGAGTTTGCCAGCCTGATTGAAACTTCTGGTGCAGAAATAGTCTGGATTGACGAAGCGAGTGAAGAGCTGGCTGATGCGATGTTTACCAGAGATGCATCATTGGTGACCAAAGCGGGTGCAATCCCACTTCGCATGGGTAAACCGCTACGCACTCCTGAGCCTGCACTGCACAAACGCGCTTACGAGAAAGCGGGAATTCCGGTGCTGGGTGAATTAACGGGCGACGCTAAAGTGGAAGGTGGCGACATCATTTGGTTGGACGAAAGCACGCTCATCGTCGGACTAGGATTTCGCTCCAACCGAGAAGGTGTTGAGCAACTCAACCAATTACTCAATCCTCACGGAGTAACCGTACTTGGATTTGATATGCCTTACTGGACAGGCGAAGAAGCATGTTTGCATCTCATGTCTGTCATTTCTCCACTCACGGAAACTAAATATTTGGTTCACCCGCCACTGATTCCAGCAGCACTTTGGACTCTACTGAAACAGCGTGGCATCGAAATGGTGGTCGCGCCTGCGGATGAATTTGAGGCTTCGTTTGGGCTCAACCTGAATGTTCTGCCTACTTCACCCGATCACTGCATCATGATCGATGGCTTCCCAAAAACGAAATCAGTAATGGAAGAGAGCGGCACTAAAGTAACTGTTTTTGAAGGTGAGGCTCTATGCATGGCTTGTGAAGGCGGACCGACATGCTTAACCAACCCTATCGTACGAATCGCTAAATAA